The Ignavibacteriales bacterium sequence GTTGGTAGATTAGGAAATAATAAATTGCTTGTACTGGGAACATCAAGCGCCCGTGAGTGGAGATTTATTTTCATGGGTGCAACTTATGTTACAGGCGTTGAATCGGAAATGGTAACACAGGATTTGGATGCAAGCGATCAGAAAAGTTTTCTTGCTGCGGGTGTTCCGGGAGTTCAATTCTTCTCAGGTGCTAATACGGATTATCATAGACCGTCAGACACTGCAGATAAAATTGATGGTGCCGGATTAATTAAAGTCGCAGCGTTTGCTCAAGAAGGATTATTGTATTTAGCCGACAGAGCAGAACCTCTCACATTTCAAGGACAAGTTGTTACTGAATCCAAAAAATCACAAACTGCACCCGCAGGCGAAAGAAAAGTCTCGACTGGCAGTATGCCCGATTTTAGCTTCTCAGGTGAAGGTGTAAAGATTGCCGACCTCGCTCCGGATTCGCCGGCAGCAAAAGCAGGATTACAAAAAGGTGATGTGATAATTAAAATAGCACAATTCAAAGTAACTAATCTGCGCGAGTATTCAGATGCTTTAAAAACATTTGAACCCGGTAATGTGGTTGATCTTGTTTATTTACGTGAAGGAAAAGAGAACACAACAAAAATAGAATTTGCTGCTAAATAAATAACGGTAGTAAATTTATTTTTCGTTTATCCCGAATGAAAAAATATTCGGAAGAATGTATTCAGTAATAAGATATTATTTTGAATTTTATTAATGTTTAGTTGCCATTATTGAATCAACCAGTTGTACAGCGTCATATGCGTTTCTAGCAAATCCGCTTGAACCAATTTCATCGGCGAATTTTTGATTCAAAGGTGCGCCGCCGACAATAATAGGAATCTTAATATTTTTTTCTCGGAAAAATTTAATCACGGATTCCATATAAATCATGGTGGTGGTAAGAAGAGCAGACATTCCTATAACATCAGCATTACATTTTATATATTCTTCATGGAATTTTTCTGCGGAACAACCTGTCCCGATATCGATAACTTCATATCCACAACCTTGTAACATTATTGCAACCAGGTTCTTGCCAATATCATGTACATCCCCTTTCACGGTTCCAATAAGAATTCTTCCTTTGCTGGCTACCCCCCCTTTTATTAAGTAAGGTTCTAGAGCCTTCATTGCGAATTTCATGGCTCTTGCGGCAATCAAGACTTGCGGAACGAATATCAACTGATCACGGAATCTTTCACCAACGATTGCCATTCCTTTCATCAACGCATTATCAAGGATAGTTTGAGGCAAAACATTATTTGTCAGCAGCTCCTGGGTTATTTTTTGGGCATCAAGATGTTTCCCGTTTATAATTGCTATGCTTAAAGATTCTAATTTGTCATCTATTTCCATGTATCAATCACTTCTCTTAGTAATAGAATATTTTCTTTCTTGGTCTCTGGCGCTATTGAACATGCAGTGCTTAGAATAAATCCCGGATTATTTTCTGCAATTATAATTCTGTTCTTGACATCCGAAATAATTTCATCTTCCGTTCCATTTAGCAACAGATTAATAGAATCAATATTACCTTTTATAAATCCCTTATCGCCAATTCTTGCCACTGCATCACTAAGTTCCACATTACCGATAGGAGGAGGATCCAGGCATTCTATACCGTTTATTCCAGCATCAAACATTAATTCTAAGCGATCATTAATTGATCCGCAAGTATGTGTGTAAACAATCATTCCGGTTTTTCGAATTGCAGAAACGATTTCTTTTTCATACGGAAGAACAAATTCTTTATAATGGTCAGGTGAAATAAATCCGGCTCCCGCAAACGGTGATGAAATTTTTACTGCGTCGATTCCGGTTGCGCACATTTCTAACGCTAATTTTTTTATTCCTTTTGTAAAATGCGATAAAATCTTTTTGCAGTTATCCGGATTGTCAATTAACCCAAGCAGCCCATTCTGATGACCAACAATGTCTAGGAAATAATCGAATGGTGAAGTGATTTCCCCATGAATCGAAAAATCGCTTCCGCACTTTTTAACAATCGCTTCAATTGACCCGAATTTA is a genomic window containing:
- a CDS encoding corrinoid protein, encoding MEIDDKLESLSIAIINGKHLDAQKITQELLTNNVLPQTILDNALMKGMAIVGERFRDQLIFVPQVLIAARAMKFAMKALEPYLIKGGVASKGRILIGTVKGDVHDIGKNLVAIMLQGCGYEVIDIGTGCSAEKFHEEYIKCNADVIGMSALLTTTMIYMESVIKFFREKNIKIPIIVGGAPLNQKFADEIGSSGFARNAYDAVQLVDSIMATKH